From the genome of Streptomyces sp. NBC_00659, one region includes:
- a CDS encoding 2-hydroxyacid dehydrogenase has product MTSDVWLPFHTDEIDGLPEGPDYRFWDGGQEFPADPADCVFYVVPYMKPPAVSRRPMAEMTSLRAVQTLSAGVDHILPSLNSLPSGVALCNARGVHEASTAELTLALILASLRGIPDFVRGQDKQEWLTGFRPSLADKSVLIVGYGSIGSAIEDRLAPFELARVTRVARSARATARGPVRPLAELPSLLPESDVVVLTTPLTDSTRGLVNADFLSRMKDGALLVNVARGPVVDTDALLGELNSGRITAALDVTDPEPLPPGHPLWHAPGVLISPHVGGPTSAFWPRAKRLLADQLTRFVNREPLRNVVLTTGT; this is encoded by the coding sequence ATGACTTCCGATGTCTGGCTCCCCTTTCACACGGACGAGATCGACGGACTCCCCGAGGGCCCCGACTACCGTTTCTGGGACGGCGGCCAGGAGTTTCCCGCGGATCCCGCCGACTGCGTGTTCTATGTCGTGCCCTACATGAAGCCGCCCGCCGTCTCGCGGCGGCCGATGGCCGAAATGACCTCGCTCCGGGCCGTACAGACCCTCTCCGCCGGTGTCGACCACATCCTGCCGAGCCTCAACTCCCTTCCCTCCGGCGTGGCGTTGTGCAACGCCCGCGGGGTGCACGAGGCGAGCACCGCGGAACTCACGCTCGCCCTGATCCTCGCCTCGCTGCGCGGGATCCCCGACTTCGTGCGGGGCCAGGACAAGCAGGAGTGGCTCACGGGCTTCCGTCCCTCACTGGCCGACAAGTCCGTTCTCATCGTGGGGTACGGGTCGATCGGGTCCGCCATCGAGGACAGGCTCGCGCCGTTCGAGCTCGCGCGGGTCACGCGCGTCGCACGCTCCGCCCGTGCCACGGCGCGCGGTCCCGTGCGCCCCCTCGCCGAACTGCCCTCCCTGCTTCCCGAGTCCGACGTCGTCGTGCTGACCACGCCGCTCACGGACAGCACCCGCGGCCTGGTGAACGCCGACTTCCTGTCCCGGATGAAGGACGGCGCGCTCCTGGTGAACGTGGCCCGCGGCCCCGTCGTCGACACGGACGCGCTGCTCGGCGAGCTGAACAGCGGGCGCATCACCGCGGCCCTCGACGTCACCGACCCCGAACCGCTGCCCCCGGGCCACCCGTTGTGGCACGCGCCCGGCGTTCTCATCAGCCCCCACGTCGGAGGACCGACCTCGGCGTTCTGGCCGCGCGCCAAGCGACTGCTCGCGGATCAGCTGACCCGCTTCGTGAACCGGGAGCCGCTGCGCAACGTGGTCCTTACCACCGGCACCTGA
- a CDS encoding helix-turn-helix transcriptional regulator: MLGPVETRSVSPVFVGRADELEVLNDALARAAAGGEPQAFLLGGEAGVGKTRFLEEFSAAATREGAVVAMGGCVEIGADGLPFAPFSTALRALRRALPDELAAAAAGQEEELARLLPELAQTTRGRQYEEDGMARLFELTARLLERVAADRTVVVVLEDLHWADASTRHLLAYLFRTLRSGRLVVIATYRADDIHRRHPLRPLLAELDRLRTVRRIDLGRFNRAEAGRQIAGILAREPDAAQADEIFARSDGNAFFVEELAVAGREGCPTGLTDTLRDLLLVRVEGLPESAQRVARIVAEGGSTVEYPLLAAVARLAEDDLIEALRACVGANILIASPGGDGYRFRHSLVREAVSDDLLPGERSRFNRRYAEALEADPALVPADERVTRLASYWYHAHDAAKALPAVLDASVAARRRHAHSEQLRLLERAMELWETVPDAVRAELRPIDYVEAYPPPLPEGHGETPDGRGSAATPLSYLDLMAEAAVAGRLCGERERALKTTGRALHLLEDAGDPLRAAWFWIQRSRLVQAQVRGDGWKELATAQDLVRGLPPSQVHAEVLSMVAAWCMVHQPGHGALSAAERAVEYAHMVGARDTELNARLTLGGLMVDAGQIEDGLAEMYRVRERANRQGAAYVVGRLHINLPSHLESVGRSREAVAILREGIELACRNGLLDTQAWVWGNLSESLYALGRWDEAAEAARNALAIGLGGKASGVGASRLAPVALARGDLAEAGRRLTAARGHFGSHDPMPQHALPLLCTTIGVAAGEGRFLDARTALDEALATGFPPGTQRYAWPLLLAAVTAEDDARGLPVAAPGRTPALERIRTAARTLATGAPVWLAHAAWVGAELRRADGAGTPDQWSEVVEALEPLERPYDLARVRLRLAESLLLTGADDERARAAELLRLAGAAAGHLGARPLGDAVALLARRARLALEHTGERSRTAPADPAAAFGLTSRERDVLRLVAAGRSNRRIAEELFISPKTASVHVSNILAKLDVSGRGEAAALAHRLRLFPADAPAARAAG, translated from the coding sequence ATGCTCGGGCCCGTGGAGACCAGGTCCGTCAGCCCGGTGTTCGTCGGACGCGCCGACGAACTGGAGGTGTTGAACGACGCGCTCGCCCGCGCCGCCGCCGGGGGAGAACCCCAGGCGTTCCTGCTCGGCGGCGAGGCCGGCGTCGGCAAGACCCGCTTCCTGGAGGAGTTCTCCGCCGCCGCCACCCGCGAGGGCGCCGTCGTCGCCATGGGCGGCTGCGTCGAGATCGGCGCCGACGGCCTCCCCTTCGCCCCCTTCTCCACCGCCCTGCGCGCCCTGCGCCGCGCCCTGCCCGACGAACTCGCCGCCGCGGCCGCCGGGCAGGAGGAGGAACTCGCCCGCCTCCTGCCCGAGCTCGCGCAGACGACCCGGGGACGGCAGTACGAGGAGGACGGCATGGCCCGCCTCTTCGAGCTCACCGCCCGCCTCCTGGAACGGGTCGCCGCGGACCGCACGGTCGTCGTCGTCCTCGAGGACCTGCACTGGGCCGACGCCTCCACCCGCCACCTGCTCGCCTACCTCTTCCGCACACTGCGCAGCGGCCGTCTCGTCGTGATCGCCACCTACCGCGCCGACGACATCCACCGCCGTCATCCGCTGCGCCCCCTGCTCGCCGAGCTCGACCGCCTCCGCACGGTCCGCCGCATCGACCTGGGCCGCTTCAACCGGGCCGAGGCCGGCCGCCAGATCGCCGGAATCCTCGCCCGCGAGCCCGACGCCGCCCAGGCCGACGAGATCTTCGCCCGCTCCGACGGCAACGCGTTCTTCGTCGAGGAACTCGCCGTCGCCGGCCGCGAAGGCTGTCCCACCGGACTCACCGACACCCTGCGCGACCTGCTCCTCGTCCGCGTCGAAGGACTGCCCGAGAGCGCCCAGCGGGTCGCCCGGATCGTCGCCGAGGGAGGCAGCACCGTCGAGTACCCCCTGCTCGCCGCGGTGGCACGGCTCGCCGAGGACGACCTCATCGAGGCCCTGCGCGCCTGCGTCGGCGCCAACATCCTGATCGCCTCGCCCGGCGGCGACGGCTACCGCTTCCGCCACTCCCTGGTCCGCGAGGCCGTCAGCGACGACCTGCTGCCCGGCGAACGCTCCCGCTTCAACCGCCGCTACGCCGAGGCACTGGAGGCCGACCCGGCGCTCGTACCGGCCGACGAGCGCGTCACCCGGCTGGCCAGCTACTGGTACCACGCCCATGACGCCGCCAAGGCCCTGCCCGCCGTCCTCGACGCCTCGGTCGCGGCCCGCCGCCGGCACGCCCACTCCGAGCAACTGCGGCTCCTGGAGCGGGCGATGGAGCTGTGGGAGACGGTCCCCGACGCCGTACGGGCCGAACTGCGCCCCATCGACTACGTGGAGGCCTACCCCCCTCCCCTGCCCGAGGGACACGGGGAGACCCCCGACGGCCGCGGCTCCGCGGCCACACCCCTGAGCTACCTGGACCTGATGGCCGAGGCCGCCGTCGCCGGCCGGCTGTGCGGGGAACGCGAACGCGCCCTGAAGACGACCGGACGGGCGCTGCACCTCCTGGAGGACGCGGGCGACCCGCTGCGCGCCGCCTGGTTCTGGATCCAGCGCTCCCGGCTCGTCCAGGCACAGGTCCGCGGCGACGGCTGGAAGGAACTCGCCACCGCCCAGGACCTGGTACGCGGTCTGCCGCCCTCCCAGGTGCACGCCGAGGTCCTGTCCATGGTCGCCGCCTGGTGCATGGTGCACCAGCCGGGCCACGGCGCCCTCTCCGCGGCCGAACGCGCCGTGGAGTACGCGCACATGGTGGGCGCCCGGGACACCGAGCTGAACGCCCGGCTCACCCTCGGCGGGCTGATGGTCGACGCGGGGCAGATCGAGGACGGGCTCGCGGAGATGTACCGGGTCAGGGAGCGGGCGAACCGCCAGGGCGCCGCGTACGTCGTGGGCCGTCTGCACATCAACCTGCCCTCCCATCTGGAGTCGGTCGGCCGCTCCCGCGAGGCCGTCGCCATCCTGCGCGAGGGCATAGAACTCGCCTGCCGGAACGGCCTGTTGGACACCCAGGCCTGGGTCTGGGGCAACCTCTCCGAATCGTTGTACGCGCTCGGCCGCTGGGACGAGGCCGCCGAGGCCGCCCGCAACGCCCTGGCCATCGGACTCGGCGGCAAGGCCTCCGGGGTGGGCGCGTCCCGGCTCGCGCCCGTGGCCCTGGCCCGCGGCGACCTCGCCGAGGCGGGCCGCCGGCTGACCGCCGCCCGCGGCCACTTCGGCAGCCACGACCCGATGCCCCAGCACGCCCTGCCGCTGCTGTGCACCACCATCGGCGTCGCCGCGGGCGAGGGCCGCTTCCTCGACGCCCGTACCGCCCTGGACGAGGCACTGGCCACGGGCTTCCCGCCCGGCACCCAGCGTTACGCCTGGCCGCTGCTGCTGGCCGCCGTCACCGCGGAGGACGACGCCCGCGGCCTGCCCGTCGCCGCCCCCGGCCGCACCCCGGCCCTGGAACGCATCCGCACGGCCGCGCGGACCCTGGCCACCGGAGCGCCCGTCTGGCTCGCCCACGCCGCCTGGGTGGGTGCCGAGCTCCGGCGGGCCGACGGCGCGGGCACCCCGGACCAGTGGTCGGAGGTGGTCGAGGCCCTCGAACCCCTGGAGCGCCCCTACGACCTCGCCCGGGTCCGCCTCCGCCTCGCCGAGTCCCTGCTGCTCACGGGCGCGGACGACGAGCGCGCCCGCGCCGCGGAACTCCTCCGGCTGGCCGGCGCCGCCGCCGGACACCTCGGCGCCCGCCCGCTCGGCGACGCGGTCGCGCTGCTCGCCCGGCGCGCCCGCCTCGCCCTGGAGCACACCGGTGAACGGTCCCGGACCGCTCCCGCCGACCCCGCGGCCGCGTTCGGTCTCACCAGCCGCGAGCGCGATGTCCTGCGCCTGGTCGCGGCCGGGCGCAGCAACCGCCGGATCGCCGAGGAGCTCTTCATCTCCCCGAAGACGGCCAGCGTCCATGTCTCGAACATCCTGGCCAAGCTGGACGTCTCGGGACGGGGGGAGGCGGCCGCGCTGGCCCACAGGCTGCGGCTGTTTCCGGCGGACGCCCCGGCCGCCCGAGCGGCCGGCTGA
- a CDS encoding EAL domain-containing protein produces the protein MDQRSDAAGPPPTTLARGHAQPRSRQPSPPQAPGPPEARTSGAPGAAGPRGTDRVGPVSSPGALLTRRTVFDGGTGLFSQLALALVCAAYAVGSALGWGSTSLALVMGDFGLSAAAGTAAVSCFLYARGRRSRFRPAWLLFALSSVMASLGNLVWGWYEVVLDRPVPTPSYADLFFLCFAPPAIVGLLVLAKRPVTRAGWVCLALDAWLIGGSLLTLSWSLALAQAAKFDGPSVAHTALSLAYPLLDIALVSMVLALHFRRSSVNRSAVNTAIGALALTVMCDALFTSPLLHNSYHSGQLLDAGWFAGSLLLAYAPWVVTRHMNEAEEHGPEEHATEEYDSGKHDSGEHGIDAYGPDPHGPDEQGAQEHTRVAHEVIPGQRREGQHGPPGSHASPGPQGTRPPYGPGAPQEGPGSHEGEGQHEEPDPSQGPQQGGSAPADSQGHGPGRSAAARPITGSLAALTPYLAAAVCTLGILYNILNGRRVDRVVLVTAGLVVLALVVRQGIMLLDNITLTQELAQKENHFRSLVQGSSDVIMIAAPNGILRYVSPAAAGVYGRDAEELVGSELASLIHPEDLGCVVHEVRRFLAASHAEEPTTRIECRFRSGDGGWLNVESTVNRHHGGLIFNSRDVTERVRLQAQLQHNAEHDPLTDLPNRALFTRRVQQALSGRRSTDRGTAVLFIDLDGFKAVNDTIGHQAGDELLVQAARRLQDSVRHGDTAARLGGDEFAALIVGDGGRDRTAREQQVRELADRLRIRLSQPYCIDGNDVRVAASIGVGFAEPGLGAGELLRNADLAMYRAKAAGKGRVELYAPQMQQDVVRRAELATRLRSALQDGEFALLHQPVVSLENGRIASVTAQARWRSSQGVLFTPAEFLRVAEDGEKTAELGRWMLDEAVGQAAERTAAGVVVPVSVRMTARRLVDRSMPLGSVESLLTRHGLASGGLIIELSDTDPRVPLDELERRLNALRRLGVRIALDGFGSGYAAITALRRLPVDVLRLDRSLVEGVVESARLNKITSGLLRIAADLGLQSVADGVDLPEQVVALRAMGCTHGQGMAFSGPLDEYRLRRALSSGHYPVPSGPAEPVFAGGGGSGVYTSGVPVTLGGGTALRSHNETPVPPT, from the coding sequence ATGGACCAACGATCCGACGCGGCGGGGCCGCCGCCGACGACCCTGGCGCGCGGCCACGCACAGCCGCGGTCACGGCAGCCATCACCACCGCAGGCACCAGGGCCGCCGGAGGCACGGACATCCGGCGCACCGGGAGCAGCGGGACCCCGGGGCACGGACCGGGTGGGCCCGGTGAGCTCCCCCGGAGCGCTGCTGACCCGTCGGACGGTGTTCGACGGCGGGACGGGCCTGTTCTCGCAACTCGCGCTGGCCCTGGTGTGCGCGGCCTACGCCGTCGGTTCCGCGCTCGGCTGGGGCTCCACGAGTCTGGCGCTGGTCATGGGCGACTTCGGGCTGAGCGCCGCCGCGGGCACCGCGGCGGTCTCCTGCTTCCTCTACGCCCGTGGCCGCCGCAGCCGCTTTCGGCCCGCGTGGCTGCTGTTCGCGCTCTCCTCGGTGATGGCCTCGCTCGGAAACCTGGTCTGGGGGTGGTACGAGGTCGTCCTCGACCGCCCCGTGCCCACCCCGAGCTACGCCGATCTGTTCTTCCTCTGCTTCGCGCCGCCCGCCATCGTGGGACTGCTGGTGCTCGCCAAGCGGCCCGTCACCCGGGCGGGCTGGGTGTGTCTCGCGCTGGACGCCTGGCTGATCGGCGGATCGCTGCTCACCCTGTCCTGGAGTCTGGCGCTCGCCCAGGCCGCGAAGTTCGACGGGCCGAGCGTCGCGCACACCGCGCTGTCGCTCGCGTACCCGCTGCTGGACATCGCGTTGGTCAGCATGGTGCTGGCGCTGCACTTCAGGCGCTCGTCGGTGAACAGGTCGGCCGTGAACACGGCGATCGGGGCGCTCGCCCTGACCGTGATGTGTGACGCGTTGTTCACCTCACCCCTCCTGCACAACAGCTACCACTCGGGCCAGCTCCTCGACGCGGGCTGGTTCGCCGGCTCGCTGCTCCTCGCGTACGCCCCCTGGGTCGTCACCCGGCACATGAACGAGGCGGAGGAGCACGGCCCCGAGGAGCACGCCACCGAGGAGTACGACAGCGGCAAGCACGACAGCGGCGAGCACGGCATCGACGCGTACGGCCCGGACCCGCACGGACCCGACGAGCAGGGAGCGCAGGAGCACACGCGCGTGGCGCACGAGGTCATCCCGGGACAGCGCAGGGAAGGGCAGCACGGGCCCCCGGGAAGCCACGCGTCGCCCGGACCCCAGGGGACCCGTCCGCCGTACGGACCGGGGGCCCCGCAGGAGGGGCCCGGATCCCACGAGGGCGAGGGGCAGCACGAGGAGCCGGACCCCTCCCAGGGACCGCAGCAGGGCGGATCCGCGCCCGCGGACTCCCAGGGGCACGGGCCCGGCCGCTCTGCGGCGGCGCGTCCGATCACGGGATCGCTGGCCGCGCTGACGCCCTATCTGGCCGCCGCCGTCTGCACGTTGGGGATCCTCTACAACATCCTGAACGGACGCCGGGTGGACCGCGTGGTGCTCGTCACCGCCGGCCTCGTCGTGCTCGCCCTCGTGGTGCGCCAGGGCATCATGCTGCTCGACAACATCACCCTCACCCAGGAACTGGCCCAGAAGGAGAACCACTTCCGTTCCCTGGTGCAGGGTTCGAGCGACGTCATCATGATCGCCGCGCCGAACGGCATCCTGAGGTACGTCAGCCCGGCCGCCGCCGGGGTCTACGGCCGTGACGCCGAGGAACTCGTCGGCTCCGAACTCGCCTCGCTCATCCACCCCGAGGACCTCGGCTGCGTGGTCCACGAGGTGCGGCGCTTCCTCGCGGCCAGCCACGCCGAGGAGCCCACCACCCGGATCGAGTGCAGGTTCCGGTCCGGCGACGGCGGCTGGCTCAACGTGGAGTCCACCGTCAACCGGCACCACGGCGGCCTCATCTTCAACAGCCGTGACGTCACCGAGCGCGTGCGGCTCCAGGCGCAGTTGCAGCACAACGCCGAGCACGACCCGCTCACCGACCTGCCCAACCGCGCGCTGTTCACCCGGCGCGTCCAGCAGGCCCTGTCCGGGCGCCGCTCCACCGACCGGGGCACCGCCGTCCTCTTCATCGACCTCGACGGCTTCAAGGCCGTCAACGACACCATCGGGCACCAGGCCGGTGACGAGCTGCTCGTCCAGGCCGCCCGCAGGCTCCAGGACTCCGTCCGGCACGGCGACACCGCCGCACGGCTCGGCGGGGACGAGTTCGCGGCTCTCATCGTCGGTGACGGAGGCCGCGACCGTACCGCCCGTGAGCAGCAGGTACGGGAACTCGCCGACCGTCTGCGGATCAGGCTCTCCCAGCCCTACTGCATCGACGGCAACGATGTCCGGGTCGCCGCGTCCATCGGCGTCGGCTTCGCCGAACCGGGACTGGGAGCGGGCGAGCTGCTGCGCAACGCCGACCTCGCCATGTACCGGGCGAAGGCCGCCGGAAAGGGCCGCGTCGAGCTGTACGCGCCCCAGATGCAGCAGGACGTGGTCCGCAGGGCGGAGCTGGCGACCCGGCTGCGCTCCGCGCTCCAGGACGGCGAGTTCGCCCTGCTGCACCAGCCCGTGGTGTCGCTGGAGAACGGCCGGATCGCTTCGGTCACCGCGCAGGCGCGCTGGCGTTCCTCCCAGGGGGTGCTGTTCACGCCCGCCGAGTTCCTGCGGGTCGCCGAGGACGGCGAGAAGACTGCCGAACTCGGCCGCTGGATGCTCGACGAGGCCGTCGGGCAGGCTGCCGAGCGCACCGCCGCGGGGGTCGTCGTGCCGGTCTCGGTCCGGATGACCGCCCGGCGTCTGGTGGACCGCTCGATGCCGCTGGGTTCCGTGGAGTCCCTGCTGACCCGGCACGGGCTCGCCTCCGGCGGCCTGATCATCGAGCTGTCCGACACCGACCCGAGGGTCCCCCTGGACGAGCTGGAGCGCCGGCTGAACGCGCTCAGACGTCTCGGTGTGCGGATCGCCCTGGACGGCTTCGGCAGCGGCTACGCGGCGATCACGGCACTGAGACGGCTCCCCGTGGACGTGCTGCGTCTCGACAGGAGTCTGGTCGAGGGAGTCGTCGAGTCCGCCCGGCTGAACAAGATCACCAGCGGGCTGCTGCGGATCGCCGCCGATCTGGGGCTGCAGTCCGTGGCCGACGGGGTGGATCTCCCGGAGCAGGTCGTCGCGCTGCGCGCGATGGGTTGCACCCACGGGCAGGGCATGGCCTTCTCCGGACCGCTGGACGAGTACCGGCTGCGCAGGGCGCTCTCTTCCGGCCACTATCCGGTGCCGAGCGGACCCGCCGAGCCGGTGTTCGCGGGCGGCGGGGGCTCCGGGGTGTATACGAGTGGAGTGCCCGTCACTCTCGGGGGCGGAACGGCCCTCCGCTCACATAATGAGACTCCCGTCCCACCTACTTGA
- a CDS encoding PQQ-dependent sugar dehydrogenase: MVQVRAVTVVLATTALLVTAGCSSGGRPGPAGPGTSAGAGSTASHSPSAQNATAEPTPPAKGSVKVLRTVTEDLDTPWGLAPLAGGGLLVSSRDKGTITRIDEKTGGKTLLGEVPGVAPAGEGGLLGLALSPDYASDHMVYAYLTTASDNRIVRMLYDERRPSGEQLGAPDTIFKGIPKGMIHNGGRIAFGPDRMLYAGAGETGDRGLAQDKKSLAGKILRMTPEGEPAPGNPFPDSAVYSYGHRNVQGLAWDDKQRLWASEFGQDTWDELNQIKPGGNYGWPVVEGIGHDSRYHDPIVQWHTDEASPSGIAYAEGSLWTAALKGQRLWRVPLNGTEASAAPEAFLTGRYGRLRTVVSAGGDRLWLTTSETDGRGTPVKGDDRLLELEVK; the protein is encoded by the coding sequence ATGGTGCAAGTTCGAGCAGTGACAGTCGTGTTGGCCACGACCGCGCTCCTGGTGACGGCAGGCTGCTCCTCCGGCGGCCGGCCGGGCCCGGCGGGCCCGGGCACGTCCGCGGGCGCCGGGAGCACGGCCTCGCACTCGCCGTCCGCCCAGAACGCCACCGCTGAGCCGACACCGCCCGCGAAGGGCTCGGTGAAGGTCCTGCGTACCGTCACCGAGGACCTCGACACCCCCTGGGGCCTCGCGCCGCTGGCCGGGGGCGGTCTGCTGGTGTCCTCGCGGGACAAGGGGACGATCACCCGGATCGACGAGAAGACCGGCGGGAAGACACTGCTGGGCGAGGTGCCCGGGGTGGCCCCGGCCGGTGAGGGCGGTCTCCTGGGCCTAGCCCTCTCGCCGGACTACGCCTCCGACCACATGGTCTACGCGTACCTGACCACGGCGTCCGACAACCGCATCGTCCGCATGCTGTACGACGAGCGGAGGCCGTCCGGCGAACAGCTCGGCGCGCCGGACACGATCTTCAAGGGCATCCCCAAGGGCATGATCCACAACGGTGGCCGGATCGCCTTCGGCCCGGACAGGATGCTGTACGCGGGCGCCGGCGAGACGGGTGACCGGGGCCTGGCCCAGGACAAGAAGTCGCTCGCCGGGAAGATCCTGCGCATGACGCCGGAGGGCGAGCCCGCGCCGGGCAATCCGTTCCCCGACTCGGCCGTGTACTCGTACGGGCACCGCAACGTCCAGGGTCTGGCCTGGGACGACAAACAGCGGCTGTGGGCCTCGGAGTTCGGCCAGGACACCTGGGACGAGCTGAACCAGATCAAGCCGGGCGGCAACTACGGCTGGCCGGTGGTGGAAGGCATCGGCCACGACTCCAGGTACCACGATCCGATCGTCCAGTGGCACACCGACGAGGCCTCTCCGAGCGGGATCGCCTACGCCGAGGGGTCCCTGTGGACGGCGGCTCTCAAAGGGCAGCGCCTGTGGCGCGTCCCGTTGAACGGCACCGAGGCGTCCGCGGCACCCGAGGCCTTTCTCACGGGCAGGTACGGCCGCCTCCGCACGGTCGTCTCCGCGGGCGGCGACCGGCTCTGGCTGACCACGAGCGAGACCGACGGCCGCGGCACCCCCGTGAAGGGCGACGACCGGCTTCTGGAGCTGGAGGTGAAGTAG
- a CDS encoding aldo/keto reductase — protein sequence MERRTIGAAALCVGAVGLGCMPMSWAYTGSQQRGEESLRAVNAALDRGSTLLDTADMYGPFTNELLVGRVLKERRSEAFVSTKVGLLVGDQHLVANGRPGYVRRACDASLRRLQTDVIDLYQLHRADPEVPVEETWGAMAELVAAGKVRSLGLCAVGAGSGRRAGARLHDGTIRLLERVQQVFPVSTVQAELSVWSTEALDALLPWCAARGVGFLAAMPLGNGFLTGTLTPGEGFEPDDPRARHPRFTAEMMAANQPIVVGLRRVARRHGGGARPVTPAQVALAWVLAQGPHVVPVPGAKRERWVVENAGAAGLRLTAEDLAEVAALPGALGSWD from the coding sequence GTGGAGCGCAGAACGATCGGGGCGGCGGCGCTCTGTGTGGGGGCGGTCGGACTCGGATGCATGCCGATGAGCTGGGCTTACACCGGGTCGCAACAGCGTGGCGAGGAGTCGCTGCGCGCGGTGAACGCGGCACTGGACCGGGGGTCAACGCTGCTCGACACGGCCGACATGTACGGGCCCTTCACCAACGAGCTGCTCGTCGGGCGCGTCCTGAAGGAGCGGCGCTCCGAGGCCTTCGTGTCGACCAAGGTCGGCCTGCTGGTGGGTGATCAGCACCTCGTGGCCAACGGCCGCCCCGGCTATGTGAGGCGGGCCTGCGACGCGTCGCTGCGCCGGCTCCAGACGGACGTCATCGATCTCTACCAGCTGCACCGCGCGGACCCGGAAGTGCCGGTCGAGGAGACGTGGGGCGCGATGGCCGAGCTCGTCGCGGCCGGAAAGGTCCGCTCGCTCGGGCTGTGCGCGGTGGGCGCGGGGTCCGGCCGCCGGGCGGGGGCGCGGCTGCACGACGGAACGATCCGGCTGCTGGAGCGGGTGCAGCAGGTCTTCCCGGTGAGCACCGTGCAGGCCGAGCTGTCGGTGTGGTCGACGGAGGCGCTGGACGCGCTGCTGCCGTGGTGTGCGGCGCGCGGTGTCGGGTTCCTCGCCGCGATGCCGCTCGGCAACGGCTTCCTGACCGGCACGCTGACCCCCGGCGAGGGTTTCGAGCCCGACGATCCGCGGGCCCGCCATCCCCGTTTCACCGCCGAGATGATGGCGGCGAACCAGCCCATCGTCGTCGGCCTGCGGCGCGTCGCGCGGCGGCACGGGGGCGGTGCCCGTCCCGTCACGCCCGCGCAGGTGGCGCTGGCGTGGGTGCTGGCGCAGGGTCCGCATGTCGTCCCGGTGCCGGGGGCCAAGCGGGAGCGCTGGGTCGTCGAGAACGCGGGGGCGGCCGGACTGCGGCTGACGGCAGAGGATCTCGCCGAGGTGGCGGCGCTGCCGGGGGCGCTGGGATCCTGGGACTGA